A portion of the Rhinolophus sinicus isolate RSC01 linkage group LG03, ASM3656204v1, whole genome shotgun sequence genome contains these proteins:
- the COX7C gene encoding cytochrome c oxidase subunit 7C, mitochondrial has translation MLGQSIRRFTTSVVRRSHYEEGPGKNLPFSVENKWRLLVMMTLYFGSGFAAPFFIVRHQLLKK, from the exons ATGTTGGGACAGAGCATCCGGAGGTTCACAACCTCTGTGGTCCGTAGAAGCCACTATGAGGAGGGCCCAGGGAAG AATTTGCCATTTTCAGTGGAAAACAAGTGGCGGTTGCTAGTTATGATGACTCTGTACTTTGGATCTGGATTTGCCGCACCTTTCTTTATAGTAAGACACCAGCTGcttaaaaaataa